The segment AGATGAACCAGGAGGAATTCGCTTCCATGATCACCGGCGCAGCGAAAAGCGCTTTCGATGATTTTTTCATTGAGCGCCTCCCATTCCCGGTCAAATTCGCCACTGCGTACCCGTTGCAGGAAGAGGCGGTTTTCGTGTTCAAGACGGAATCGGGCGAGGAGAAGTCCGTATTGGTCTTTCAGGCGTTTCCGGGTGTCGCCGAGGTCGCCTATGGGGGTGTTGGCCAGGATTAGTTCCCCGTTGTTACCGATGACAAATCTCGGCTTGCGGCATTCCCGAAAGGATAACAGCGATCGGTTCAGATCGTCCGAAATCAGCGCAAACACGACCAGCCGGGGCTTGTATTCCGTAATGGTATCGCGCAGCATGAGGTACATCTGATCCACGCCGTAGCCGCCGACGGCGAGGTTGATCACATGCAGGCGATCGTCGAGTTGCTGCAAAATCGCCGGCCACACCTCCCGGTCGGGCGCCCATGATCCGTAGGTGAAGGAGTCGCCCAATACGACGACCGTGTATTTTTCGGGATGCGGCGCATAGTCCATGCTTGCACGATGGCCGCGATTGTTGGTGGTTTCGCTGTCGTTGTTGGGACCGCCGCCCCGAAAATTTTTTTTGGGGACCCAGCCGAGGGTCGGGTGGACCTCATGCTGCCAAAAGGCTTGGAGTTCGGGATGCAATCCCGACGATTGATGCAGAAAAAAGAGTTTCCAATAGGCGTCGCCGCGCATGTCGAGCGTGTTGTGCCAACCGGGCGCGAAGAGCAACACCAATGCCATGATGCCCGCCATGACCATTATCGTTTCGGCGGCGATGAGGACGGTCAGTTTGATTGCGCGTTTCATGCGGGTCCACATGGTCCTAACTTTGCCGCATTCATTTTCCAAGTATGTATGCGATGTTCCAAAAAAGCCACGATTTTTTCCACGGCATCGTCCACCGTCCCATCGCCCGGAAGCGTCAGGTCCGCGAACCGGGCCGTCGGCGCGCAATACCGCTCGAACATCGGCTGGACGGTGGCCGCATACTGCTGTCTAATGGATGGCTCGCTTCGTCCGCGTTCCCGGGTATCCCGCGCGATGCGGCGTTCGAGACAGAGACCGGGCGGCGTTTCGAGGAAAACCTTGAGCCCGGCCTTTTTTCGGATGGATTGCCAGTAAAGGGCCAATACGCCTTCAATGACGATCCATGGAACCGGCACGATGGTATGCGTCGAGGCGGCGCGGGTATGCGTCGTATAATCGTACACGGGGATCTCGACGGATTGGCCCCGCTTGAGGGCGCGCAGATGTTTTCCGAGGAGTTCGTGCTCGATCGCGTTCGGCGCGTCGAAATTGAAGCGTGCCCGTTCCGGCAGCGGCAAATGTCCAAGACCCCGGTAATAGGCATCGAGCGGAATGACGGCCGATTCGGGCAAGCGGGCCGAAAGGGTCTGTGCAAGGGTGCTCTTGCCTGAACAGG is part of the Candidatus Hydrogenedentota bacterium genome and harbors:
- a CDS encoding SGNH/GDSL hydrolase family protein, encoding MKRAIKLTVLIAAETIMVMAGIMALVLLFAPGWHNTLDMRGDAYWKLFFLHQSSGLHPELQAFWQHEVHPTLGWVPKKNFRGGGPNNDSETTNNRGHRASMDYAPHPEKYTVVVLGDSFTYGSWAPDREVWPAILQQLDDRLHVINLAVGGYGVDQMYLMLRDTITEYKPRLVVFALISDDLNRSLLSFRECRKPRFVIGNNGELILANTPIGDLGDTRKRLKDQYGLLLARFRLEHENRLFLQRVRSGEFDREWEALNEKIIESAFRCAGDHGSEFLLVHLGSGPEITHQTTGEYFPAQAEKFCAKVAQKFHIPYLLTRKAFLEAGENWTSGHYGAPEARFVAGLVYDRIRQMPSWRE
- the udk gene encoding uridine kinase → MTPHDTPFFIAIAGASCSGKSTLAQTLSARLPESAVIPLDAYYRGLGHLPLPERARFNFDAPNAIEHELLGKHLRALKRGQSVEIPVYDYTTHTRAASTHTIVPVPWIVIEGVLALYWQSIRKKAGLKVFLETPPGLCLERRIARDTRERGRSEPSIRQQYAATVQPMFERYCAPTARFADLTLPGDGTVDDAVEKIVAFLEHRIHTWKMNAAKLGPCGPA